Sequence from the Seonamhaeicola sp. ML3 genome:
ATCACCTTCAAAAACATCGGTGATTTCATTTTCAGCTTCAAAAAAAGAGAGTCCAATTTTTAGGGTTTTGGGTTTACAGTTGGTTAAAAAACGATCATAAAATCCTTTGCCGTAACCAACGCGGTTACCTCGTTTATCAAACGCTAAAAGAGGAATAAACACGACATCAACTTTGTGATTGCCTATTTCAATGCCATCTAAAGGCTCTGGTATATTATAATGGTTCTTCTTTATTTTGGTGCTATCGGTGAATAAAAAATGGGTTAAAGTACCCGTTTCAAAATTACTTTTAGAAATTAATATGTTTTTATCCTTACCAGACAGAACACTCAAAATAAATTCGGTATTTACCTCTTTTTGCTCTTCAATAGAAAGGAAAATATGATAGAAAGATAAATCCCAAATGGGCATTTGTATGAGCTTATTTGCAATGGCCATACTTAGTTCATCTAAGGCATCAATAGATAAATTCTTCCTAAGCGTTTTATATTTCTTTCGTAATTCAGTTTTTGTCATTTAAAACGGTGCTAATATGAAACAAGGCATCACCTTGATATACAATAGGTGCTTCGTTAACGTTTATGATGTACCCTGAATTAGGTGACTTTACAAAGTAGTTTAGTTTGCCATAGGGGTCGGTTATATTACCTAATAAATCACCTTTTTCTACAAAAGCATTTAAACTTATGAAGGGTTTAAACATCCCAGAGTATTTAGCACGTACCCAACGCCCCTCCTTTATAAAAACACAGTCTTTTTTTGGTTTGGAAGTTTTAAAATTCGAGTTAAGCATACCAAAGTGTTTTAATATGCGTTTGGCACCGTTAACACCAGAATTAGTGACCACATCATCTATGTGAAATGATTTCCCACCTTCAAACAACAGCAGGGGTTTGTTAAGTTT
This genomic interval carries:
- a CDS encoding 5-formyltetrahydrofolate cyclo-ligase encodes the protein MTKTELRKKYKTLRKNLSIDALDELSMAIANKLIQMPIWDLSFYHIFLSIEEQKEVNTEFILSVLSGKDKNILISKSNFETGTLTHFLFTDSTKIKKNHYNIPEPLDGIEIGNHKVDVVFIPLLAFDKRGNRVGYGKGFYDRFLTNCKPKTLKIGLSFFEAENEITDVFEGDIKLDFCVTPKRVYTF